In one Plasmodium falciparum 3D7 genome assembly, chromosome: 14 genomic region, the following are encoded:
- a CDS encoding leucine-rich repeat protein — MCDFNSLELSYKEYDGSHTFYETNGSLSYESNEESENSDNRRNVSDTLNKDRNNKVEKYIKLENTLKIWGGTNKAITFKRKDDNELTKTIYNYNNKEIHVSNNISVLNLNNNNLEHINFLDDILIHIYKHKNLEIHILYLNIITLDISFNNLEDINDSILNLHNLKVLYLHSNKIQNIVQVKKLQALLKLKKFTIENNPIMDIYNKFYRHFIIHYLPQIRSLDFHDISKIEKNKSDITFNTHKYKFNLE; from the exons atgtgTGATTTTAACTCTTTAGAATTAAGTTACAAAGAATATGATGGTTCGCACACATTTTACGAAACGAACGGTTCACTG AGTTATGAAAGTAATGAGGAATCCGAAAATTCTGATAATAGGAGAAATGTAAGCGATACATTAAATAAAGATAGAAATAACAAagtagaaaaatatataaagttaGAAAATACATTAAAAATTTGGGGAGGTACAAACAAAGCTATTACCTTTAAAAGGAAAGATGATAATGAATTAACTAAgacaatatataattataataataaagaaattcatgtttcaaataatataagtgttttaaatttaaataataacaatctagaacatataaattttttggatgacatattaatacatatatataagcaTAAAAATTTggaaatacatattttatatttaaatattataacctTAGAcatatcttttaataatttagaaGACATAAATGATAGTATATTAAATTTGCACAACTTAAAAGTGTTATATCTTCATTCTAATAAAATACAGAATATTGTTCAGGTTAAAAAATTACAagcattattaaaattaaaaaaatttacaataGAAAATAATCCAATTATGGATATATACAACAAGTTTTATAG ACATTTTATAATTCATTATCTTCCTCAAATAAGATCTCTGGATTTCCATGATATTTCAAAAATTGAAAAGAACAAATCTGATATTACTTTTAACACACATAAGTATAAATTCAATTTGGAATGA